The sequence below is a genomic window from Nitrobacter winogradskyi Nb-255.
TACCGCGTCTGCGCCGTCCCTCGGAAACAAGGACGAAACGGCCGGCGAAACCTTGCAGCGGATTCGATGAAAAAAACCGGACGAGAGACTTGAACGGAAACATTCCGACGATCCGTCATGGCCGGGTTTATCCCGGCCATCCACGTCTTTGTCTCGTTGAACCGCCCTTAAGACGTGGATGCCCGTGACAGGCACGGGCACGACGGCGGAGAGAGTGGAGCGCGGACGATCTATCAGATCGGCCAATCTCCAGAGCATGATCCGATCAAGCTGAATCGGACCATGCTCTGAAAACTATTGTCTGGTCGCATTTTCTTGCGGCGAACCGGTATCCACTTCGCAGGAAAATGCTCTACCGAACGATGGTGACGAACGGCAGACGCGTCATCTGCACCGGCAGCGTGTCCTCGATCGTGTGCAGGATCGCCTCCGGATCGTTGAGATCGAACACGCCGGTCACCTCCAGCGACCGCAGCCCGTCTCCCATCAGGACGATCCGTCCGCGGCGGTAGCGCTCGATGTCGGCCACCACATCGGCCAGCGGGCGGCGATTGAAGATCAGCTTGCCGCGGCGCCACGCCGTTTCAATATAGGCGTCGGCGGATTCCGGCCCCGAGGGCCTGCCGCGCGGGAGATAGCGGACGCGCTGGTCCACCCGCGCGACAACCGGATCGGGCGACTGATCGGTCGTGATCGCGACGACGCCCTCCACGACCGTCACCACCACCTCGCCGGCGCGGATATCGATGTCGAAAACCGTCCCGACAGCACGGGTCTGCCCGTCTCCCGCCTCGACAATAAAGGGCCGCGCCGTATCGTGCGCGACCGTGAAGGTGGCCTGGCCTTCGAGCAGCGACAACCGGCGCTCGTGAGCGCTGAACTTGACGGAAAACCCCGAACTGGCGTTGAGGAATACGGATGAGCCGTCCGCGAGACCGACGGTGCGTTGTTCTCCGACCCCGGTGACGTGGTCGGCAAACGCTCGCGGCCCGATGACGCCGGATCCCGCCAAGACGAAGCCGGCTACCGCCAGCGTTCCCCCGCCCAGCACGGCGCGTCGCGTCACCTTGGCGCGGCGTTCCTTTCGCTCCAGGGTCCGGGCGCGGTCGCCCGCGACGCCGACGCCATGCCAGACGGCTTCGGCCTCGCGCGCGGCCAGTTCATGCTCCATGCTCTGCCCGCGCCATGCCGCGAAGGCGGCATGATCGTCGTTCGTCGCCTGCCCGGACTTGAGCCTGACGAGCCAGTCGATCGCCGCGTCGCTCAGCGCGATGTCGGATTCATGCTGCTGCCTGTCTTTCGGCGTCATCGCAACCAGCCACTCCACCGCAGGCCGCGTCAACGCACCGGCCTCCTCTTTCTATGACGAAACGAGCGAGCCGATCATAGACCGGTCGGCGCAAATTTCAGGGCTGATGGCGGTAATGATCGCGGCAATGGCGCAGCGCCTGCCCGAGATATTTCGCGACCATGCTCTCGGAGACCTTCAGCCGGGCGCCGATCTCCCGATGGGACAGGCCGTCGCAGCGGCTCAGCAGCAGCGCCGCCCGCGGCTTCGCCGGCAATCGGGCGAGCGCCAGAGCCAGCAGGCGAAGCTGGTCACGGTCGATGACGCAGACCTCCGGAGACGGCATGTTATCGGCCACCGCCGCGAGCAGGGTCTCGTCGCTGACGCAATGAACCGCATGACGCCGCTCCCTGCGGACAAGATCGATCGCGATATTGCCGGCGACCCGCAGAATAAAGGCGTGATGATCCTGGATCGCGGCGGCATCACCCTTCATCCCCGCCAGCCGCAGCCAGGTTTCCTGAAGCGCATCCTCGGCCAGTTCCTGCGAGCCGGTGCGTTTCCTCAAATGCGCGCACAGAGCCTTCCAGTGCCGGAGATAAGCCGACATCAGGTCGTCATCGCTCTGCGTCGTGGCCGCTGTGTCCATGCTTCGATGCGTGATCCCGGACGTGCTGGCGACCCTCAACTCTCGCGAAAGAAGCGGTCGCCCAAGGTCCTGATAGAAGAACCGCAAAACAGCCGCAACGCCCGATAGTTTAGATAGCGTCTAATGCGTCCGCGCGAGGGGCCGGCAGATACCGATCGATGGCTCCCTTCTGCCATGCCGGCGCGTCCGCCGCAGGCCGCCATGATCGTAAAACGCGTATGCGCCGGCCCTCTCGAACCGAGACGCACAGCGCCTCAGAAATCTTGGCGGCCCCTGGAGAAGGTGCGCCGGAACCAGTCGTCCAGCAGCGCCTTCTCGTAGACGAACCGGTCACTCGAAAGCCGCGCCGACGGATTCATCTCGAAGTTGATGTCGGTGAGCCTCTCTTCGCCGCGCCGCGTCCGCCGGCCTCTCTCCGTCAACACGTAACGCAGCTCAATTCTCGGCGGCGTGGCGCCGGTGACGACACGCAAATTGCTGGCGCCATAACGCCATGGCTGGAGATAGCCGGCCAGATCCACGTCGACGATATCGATGTTGAGGGTTTGTCCCGGCGCGAGATATCGCCTGCCGAGACGATCCAGATGAGAACGCAAGGCCGCTTCGACCGACGCGCGCGAGGTATCGAACGAGCCGGCGTCCGTATAGCGGCCCGCGCCGAGGAAACGCACGTTCACTCCGGCGTTGCCAGATGCCGACGAAAGAACGATGGCTGCGAGAACCGTAGCGATGCCGAACATCCAGCGCATGATTCACCTTATCCGCTCGTGTCGATCGGACATAAGCACGAATTCGGAAGCTTCCAGACCGCGCCATCGCCAAAGCGAATTCACATCCTGAACCGGATGGGAACAATGAGCTTCACCTGCGTGTTCATTTCCGGTGGCGCGGGAGGCAACGGCGATGCGCGCACGATCATCGCCAGAACTTCCTCATCGAGTTCGGAAGAACCTGAAGATCGCGCCAGATGATATCCGAGTACCCGGCCCTCGCTATCCATGCCGAAGCTCAGATAGGCCGTACCTTCGGTGCCCTTCTTGCGGGCCGCGCTCGGATAGCGTTTGTAGCGCTCCAGGTGGGAAAGCAGTCTCGCTTTCCAGGCGGACAGAACATCGACAGGCACCTGACTGATATCGGTCGTTCCTGTTGCTCCACCCTCCAGCTGTTCGGGCGTGCCGGCCGCGTCGGTAAGCTGCTCGCTGGTGCGAGGCGGCGCGGATCTCGCGGCCAGCCGAACGCGAGGCGCGCTCCTCTTGGGAACGGCCGCCCGCTTCGGGTTCGGCACCGGCAATGTAACCGGCTTTTCTGTCTCTTCTCCCCGATCGGAAATCTCCGGCGGAGATTCCTCCGCGAGCGCCGGCAGGGGTAACTCGGCCGGCGCCGTTGATGCCGGTTCGGCAGCTTCATCCTGCTTGGCGGCGGTTGAGCCGTGGGGAGGGACAGTGACGATCTCGACAAACGTCGGACCGGGCTGTTCGTCAATGACCAGCTTGATCGCCGGATCGTAAACCAGCGTGAACACGACGGCGGTATGCGCCGCGAGTGCGATACAGGTCGGGATTCTCCGCGCAATAAAGCGAAGCATCCAACCGCCCTGCATCGCAACGGGAGCTCCCATTACGCGCCGTCCGCGGCTTGGGATTTAAAGTGATGATTTGCATGGGCGCGGTTCAGCATGATCAAAACACGTTGTGAAACGACCATGATGATGGGCGCATCAAAGAAACTACCGTCAGCCGCGCGGACACTATCCCGCATGAGAGGCGTGCATTCCTGCTCTCAGGCCCGCGAATAAAGCGATGTCGCGCATACGCGCCACGCCGGGTAGGTTCCGCCTTCAAGGCGCTGCGAGAGCCACAAAACTTGAATACTTCGAAAGTAATGAGGGATTCGTCCCGCGACGCGGACGGAGCGATGCAACGTATGTCCCAGACGCTTGGGCAGGCCCATTACGTTTTCAAGCGAAGCCGATACCCATCGCCGAAAGAAAACGTTTCAAAACAACAGCCTGGAGCATCGCTTCTGAGTCAACCGGATGCTCTCGCAGAACCGCCAAGCCGGTCGCCAGGCTGCGATCAATACCTGCTACAATCAGTAAGGGTATCCGCGCGGCGATGCGTCTGCTTACGCGTAGCGACGTAGATAACGACAAAACCGGCGCGATCCGGCGGGTCTTTTCTGGAATGGATCGGGTTCAAATCATCAGCGCCGCGAGCATCTACTTCAGCCATTCAGCCGTGACCGCAAGTCTTGCGCCGAAACCATTTCATGGGCCGGCTCATCTCATCCTCCGGCGCGATCAATCTGGCCTGCATCGATCTGATGTGATCGCCGGGCCGATGCAGGGTGACGCCTTATTCCGGCTCCGCCGGAATCTGCACGAACAGCAAGAACCGGATTTCCAACTGACCGTTTCCGCTATGCCTGCGCATCCTCTTTATCAGCGAACAACGCAGCAATGGTTTCCGATGCGATCAACGCGTTGGCCTCGAGCGGCTTACCGACGACATGCTCATCAACAAGCGCAAAGGCTTCATCTTCGGGCATCCCGCCGCCGATCAGCCCGAGAGTGATGACATTCTCCACGTCGGTCGCCGAATAGATCTTTTCAAGAAAGCGTTTGTGGCAAGCCGCCGCGGTGTCGCCGTAGGGTCCGGCCAGCGGGGCTCTGCCAATGCCGAGGCGGGAAATCGTGATCATCCTCGCGACCTGCTTCAATTTTGCTCCGCCTGCGATCATGGCGGACACCTTGGGATCGTTCAGATTGAAGGTGCGAACCTTGCCGGCAAAACTGATCTGGCGAGCGCAAGGATTGGTGCTTTGTTTGGTCATCTCAGAACCTCTTCGATCACTTATAGCGTTTTCGAGCGAAGCGGATACCGGTTCGCGTGAAGAAACCGCGTCAGAACAACAATTTCGGGCTTCGCTTCTCATTCAATCAGAAACGAAAAGCACCGGGTCGACTAGCCTGCGATTCCAGACCGCAGCCCGGCAGGCGGCGATATACGAAGGCAGACTGCACCATCTTGGGGTTATGTAGGTGACGCGGCCGGCTGATTCTATTGTGATGCTCTCCCGCCGAATATCCCGCATCGGCCAGTCTGATACCGCGTTCCGGGAGGATCAGGCGATGGCTTGGCTGCTCCGGCTAGCCATGTGGGTCAACTGAGCAACCGGCGATCACCTTCATGATAATTACGGGCATCACCCGGCGCCGGAAAGGGTGGCCTCGTCTTGCTGCATCAAAATCCTTCTGGAGCGGGTGAAGGGAATCGAACCCTCGTATTCAGCTTGGAAGGCTGCTGCTCTACCATTGAGCTACACCCGCGACCACCGTCACCTATCACGTCGCGCCGGGCCTCTCAACCATCC
It includes:
- a CDS encoding FecR family protein, producing MTRPAVEWLVAMTPKDRQQHESDIALSDAAIDWLVRLKSGQATNDDHAAFAAWRGQSMEHELAAREAEAVWHGVGVAGDRARTLERKERRAKVTRRAVLGGGTLAVAGFVLAGSGVIGPRAFADHVTGVGEQRTVGLADGSSVFLNASSGFSVKFSAHERRLSLLEGQATFTVAHDTARPFIVEAGDGQTRAVGTVFDIDIRAGEVVVTVVEGVVAITTDQSPDPVVARVDQRVRYLPRGRPSGPESADAYIETAWRRGKLIFNRRPLADVVADIERYRRGRIVLMGDGLRSLEVTGVFDLNDPEAILHTIEDTLPVQMTRLPFVTIVR
- a CDS encoding GTA-gp10 family protein; this encodes MRSEARNCCSDAVSSREPVSASLENAISDRRGSEMTKQSTNPCARQISFAGKVRTFNLNDPKVSAMIAGGAKLKQVARMITISRLGIGRAPLAGPYGDTAAACHKRFLEKIYSATDVENVITLGLIGGGMPEDEAFALVDEHVVGKPLEANALIASETIAALFADKEDAQA
- a CDS encoding DUF3016 domain-containing protein; the encoded protein is MRWMFGIATVLAAIVLSSASGNAGVNVRFLGAGRYTDAGSFDTSRASVEAALRSHLDRLGRRYLAPGQTLNIDIVDVDLAGYLQPWRYGASNLRVVTGATPPRIELRYVLTERGRRTRRGEERLTDINFEMNPSARLSSDRFVYEKALLDDWFRRTFSRGRQDF
- a CDS encoding RNA polymerase sigma factor; translation: MDTAATTQSDDDLMSAYLRHWKALCAHLRKRTGSQELAEDALQETWLRLAGMKGDAAAIQDHHAFILRVAGNIAIDLVRRERRHAVHCVSDETLLAAVADNMPSPEVCVIDRDQLRLLALALARLPAKPRAALLLSRCDGLSHREIGARLKVSESMVAKYLGQALRHCRDHYRHQP
- a CDS encoding energy transducer TonB codes for the protein MLRFIARRIPTCIALAAHTAVVFTLVYDPAIKLVIDEQPGPTFVEIVTVPPHGSTAAKQDEAAEPASTAPAELPLPALAEESPPEISDRGEETEKPVTLPVPNPKRAAVPKRSAPRVRLAARSAPPRTSEQLTDAAGTPEQLEGGATGTTDISQVPVDVLSAWKARLLSHLERYKRYPSAARKKGTEGTAYLSFGMDSEGRVLGYHLARSSGSSELDEEVLAMIVRASPLPPAPPEMNTQVKLIVPIRFRM